In Kytococcus sedentarius DSM 20547, the sequence AGTTGTGGACGCCGCCGGCAGTCAGGTGCGCGATGCCTCGTCCGAAGACGCGAGGCGCAGTCACATCGTTTGGCCGTCCGAAACGGGCGCGTAGGGCGATGTCGATCTCGTACTGAAGAAGTTGCTTGGGTGTGGTGATGGCGTCGAAGTCGGACAGCTCGATCATCGTGTCGACCAGGCGGTTCCTGGAGCCGTCGTTGTGGTTCTTGGCTGTCTCCCAGTACCGATACAGATCGAGGGGGAACGATGCCACTTCGTGCGCCCTTGCGGCCCGGCACATCTCGAGTGCATCGCGGTAGCGCGCGCCGTCCGGCCGGCCATGCGCTGCTCTGGCGAGACCGATCCATGCGAACTGATCGAGGTAGACGTGAAGCACGGGACCCTCAGATCACAACGGAGCACATGCTCGAACTCACATCCACAGGCGTGCTCCCTTCCACTTGAGGGTGGTCGAGTGTGCTACCCGCGGCTCCATGTTCATGGGCACTCCCGGATTCGGCCGTTGTCGAGAGAATCTAGGCGGGCCCGTTGGCATCGCGGACGCGGTGGCCGTCGTCGCCGTGGTCGGCGGGGATGTCGAGCAGTGTGAGCAGGTTTCCGTCCTTGTCGATGCAGTCGAGTAGGTCACGGTGTGGGATGTCATCGGTGGCGTATCGGTACCGGCGGGTCAGGAGGTCACGCATCGCGTTCTCACCGGGAGCTTCGGGCCGTCCGCGGAGGTTCCACCGGCGGGCGACTGACACCGTCTGAGTGAAGATGTGCATGTCGACGACGTCGTCGGTGAACTCTGATAAGGGCATCGTCGGGGAAGCTGATGTCTCCGGTTCGCGGGCAAGGTCGAGCGCTCGCCGGGGGTCGCCTACACCGGGTCGTAGTCCCGCGCGTTTCATCCGCCAGTTCATGGAGGTGTTCACTAGAGCGACGAGGATTTGCCAGTCGAGCCAACCATCATTGCGTAGCCTCACGATGGTCGCTCGCCCGGCTTGATCAGACAACAGCCGTGGGAGCGTGAACCGCAGGGCCTCATTGGCAACTTCGTACCGTTCGCGGATGGCCTGAAGTGACTCATCGCGGTCATAGCCCGGACCTGTAACGGTTGAGGCCGGCAAGTGCTCACACTCGGTGGGTTGGAAGGCGTCGGAGGACGACGGCCTGCTTGCGTCAGCGCATCGGGCGTAGTGATCGTCGTCCAGTAGGGCGGCGGTCTCCTCGTAGGGGCGACCGATAGACACCTTGTGAATGAGGCCGCCTCTGAACAAGGGCTCTAGGAGGTCCTGGAGTTCGTCTGGTGGGCGGACATGGACGGCGTGGAGCAGTTGGTAGCACATCGCGAGGATCGCCCGGTTGTGCGCTTCGGGGTCCGTCAGCGAGTTCGATAGGACAACGTTGGCCAGGACCTCGGGCCTTGAGTCGTCGATGTCGATCGAGTCGTCTTCTCGGCTAGCGCCGGGTCTCACGTCCACGGTGACCCGAATTGTGCTCTTGATCAGGACCGGGTTCATCGGTGCGATGTCAGCCAAGAGGACCTGGAGCGCGGCGACGAAGCCCTCGGCGGTCAACACCGTCTCTCGGTTGTTGTCGAACTGGAAGGTCCAGCGGACGCCGAGGGCTTGGAAGTCGATGAGTCGTCTGTGGCCGACATCGCCGAGGAGTGGGCCAGCAAGCTCCTCGGCGGCGCGAGCCTGGAACTCGTGCTCGGTCATGTCGAACCGTGAGTCGTCGTGCTCGATGACTTCGACCAACTGTTTGTACCAGTTCGTCGTCTTGAGGGCTGCTTCGATCAGTGGTTCAAGCTCGGGCCAGAATGTGCGGATGCCGGCTAGCTCCAAGGTGGCATTGGTGTCGTGTGCTGCGAGGTCGGGGTGTTTGTCGTAGTCGAATGGATCGGTCAGCATCTGGGCGCGCGCCAGGAGTGCGACTTCGGTGAGTCGGGCCGCGTCGACCCAGGCGCCGGCCTGCTGGGCGTACTTGGCTGTCTCCAGCAGGGCCTTGGGCACGTGCACCTGCACGTCGATGTCGTCGCTCATCATGGCCAGGGCGGCGGCGGTGCACGCGTACATCTTGGCCGCGTACATCAGCCCGAGGCCGGCGTATAGCGAGCCCAGGTAGCGCATCGTGAGGATGGCACCGTAGATGGTGTCCCCGTTGAACCATTGTGCTTTCGCGTTGTGCAGTTCGGCCAGAGCCTTCAGGGGCTGACCGGCCCTCACGAATGCCATCCCGCGATCGCGGCATCGCTCGGCGGTGGCGGAGTCGCCCTGTACTTGGGCCAGCACGATGTCGAAGCCGTCACGGACCTTTTCGTAGTTGGTGTGCCCGGAGGCTGCGGGCGCGTACATCGTGAACAGACGCGCGAGTTCGCTGGACGAGTAGGCGCGAGCCCTTGGCAGTAGGTCGACCAGCTTCTCCAGAAAGGACATCGCCGCGTCGAAGTCGAACAGGTACGACACCGGCAATGCCGAGGTATCGACGGCGAACTCGTCGAGTTGCACTCCGACGTTGGAGGCAACCGCGGCAGGTGGGGGCTTGCCGTCAGTCGTCTCGATGCGCTCCCAGTCCGGTACCAGGTGGGTGAACGCGAGTGTTCCCGTCAAGGTCGCCGACCGCACCGGATGCGTCACCGAATCTGTGGCGTCGAGTAGGTTGACGAGGTGCGACCGTAGCCGCAGCATCGCAGCACTGATCTCGGATGCCTCGGCCTTCGCGACCCCGGTCATCCACATCGTCCCCCAGTACGCGCAGAGCGTCACAGCATCGTCAACGATGTTCGGCCGGGTGCTCGTACACGCGTAGTCGACGGCGCGACGAACCAAGTCCTCGATTCCGGCTGCGACGCCCATGCCCCGGAACCGCGCGATAGCCATCTCGTAGCACGCTCGGAACACCAGCTCGGTGTCCGAGCCGTCTGCGGAGTCAGCCAGGAACGCCCCCATGAAGTCCAACCACTCCGGCAAGTCGGCGTTCGCGTGCTCATCCCAGGTCGCGTGTCGAAGTCCGTGAGTGATCTCGCCTTGTACCGCTGGCGTCAGGGCTTCTGGCCCATGGTTGTGACGCAACCCATCGATCAGGTCCGCGTACCACTGCGGTGCCGGCTCGTCCTCCGGCGTGGGGACCAGATGCGAAGGCAGTTCGAGGTAGTGCCGTGCGACCCACACCAAGTCGGCCTCGGCGAGGAACGTCGCGATGTCGCCGCCGCAGAAGATGTCCAGGGTCACTCCGTAGGACTCGCGGGCGGTCCGCTGGACGTCGTGGGTCACGCCCTCGGAGATGGGGTGCACGCTGAAGAATGCGACGTGGTCAACGTCAGCCGCATCGTTGGCGCAAATTCCGGCGAGGTCACTGAGAACCTTCTGCTTCAGGCTTCCGCTTTGGACGGTGCAGGCCACCACCACCGGCGACGTGGCGGCGGCAGCCGCGAAGCCCGCCGAGTGCGGCAGCTCGCTTGGTAGGCGGGTTGTGAACGTCTCCGCGTCTCGCTGCTGATCGCCGCCCGAACTGACAGGCCCGGTCGCGATCAAGATGTTCGAGCTGATCCGCTTCTGAGCAACCCGCGTAGCGATCTCCTCGAACCGATGATGCTCGTTCCGCGACGAGAGCTCGTCCAGGCGAAACCGGATGTACGCCTCTGCCTCAGGGATGTGCTCAGTCACAGCTCAATTCTCCCTCACGGTTCCGACGTACAACGGGTGAACAGTTGTCGCACGCAGCCTGCCGAGCCCGAGGACTGACATGAGGGCCTGTGGCTGGGAATCGGGTCCGCTGCGGCGGGTGTGTCGCTGAGAGGACCTAAGGAGTCGCCGAGTTGTAAGCGTTTCGCGCTTCGGTCAGCTCGGCCCAGTGGGCTTCGAGTCCGGCGAGCGTAGGGCTGACCCCGAGGCTAGGCAGGGGTTGTGAGTGGCCGTCGATGTACCGACATGCTTCCTCGAAGATGCGGTTGACGGTACCGATCGCAGCGGGAAGTGCCTCGGACTTGATCTTGGGCAAATTAGTCATGCGCACGTTGGGTTGATAGCGCTGCGTGACGCCCTGGAGTAGTTCAGTCTCGGTGAAGACCTCACACCACGCGCGCACCCAGTCGTAACCTGTGCGGACCAGTGCCGCCCGCGCATCGCCGTCCTGTGACTTTGCTGCCTGGATGGTCTCGTTGATGTTCTTCTTGATGTTGTTCAAGCTGTCCCAGCGGGGTCCTGTCGCTCGGGTGACCTTTCCTTTGCCCTCTTCATCGGTGATCTGGAAGTAGGAGCAGCGCTTGGTTGCTTCCATGAGCGTAAGCAGCGTGCTGGCGAAGAAGATGTCGTGGGTGAAGACGATGACCTGTGTCGTGTCAGCGAGCGACGCGACGCGCTGCGCGACTTCGTTGATGCGGCGATGGTCGAGGCTTGAGACAGGATCATCGAAAATGACCGGCGCGGTGATTCCGGCGAGGCGCGCTTCGGCGAGGAAGTCCGCTATTGCGAGGACCTTCTGCTCTCCTTCGGAGAGCACCTTGGACGGTTTGTGTTTCCCGCTGAGGATCTTGCGGCGTTGTGCGCGCCCCTGGCGGCCGACGAACTCCACGTGTAGCGCGGGCGCGCGAAGTGCCGCGCACTCTTCGCTGAAAAGCGCATCGAAGCTCTCGTTGATCATCTGGTCACTCGCGGTCTTGGCCAGCCCGGTTACAGCGCGCAGGAGCCCAGGCATGGGCTTGGCGAGCAGCATGAGCCGGTCAGCCTGCTTGGCGTCGCGTACGTGTGACTCGATGAGCGTCCACGACTTCGTCAGTTCTGCTGCGGCTTCTAGCTCGACAAGCTCCTTCTTCTTCTCGGCCAAGGTGTCAGCCCGTGTGGCTGCCTGTGTCCTCAGTTCACCGAGGGCCCGCTTGGCGGTCTCCAGCGCCGAGCCGAGCGCTATCGCATCTGTGCCGGCGTGTTCGGTCAGCGCTGCGTTCACGGCGGAAGCGGCGAGAAGCTGCTCGGATAGCTCCGCGATGGTGCTCAGGGTCCGGTCGAGTTCAACGTGGAAGTGGGGCTTGTCCTCGGTATCTGCGTACTCGTCGGCGAAGGTAGAGACGTCGTTGACCTGGATCGAGGTGACCGGTTCTGTAAGTGCGTGGAGCCGCGCCTTTGAAGCGGCGATGTCAGTGGTGATCTTGTCTTCCATGTATTCGGAGTACTTGCCGATCAGCGATCGCGCCGCTTCGTTCAGAGGCTGCCGACAGTACAGACACCGATCGGCGTCGTGTGCTCCGACCGCGATGAGATGTGCTTGGTATGCCTCGCCGGCCTCGACGAACGTGCTCCAGGTGTCGTCGGGCTCGGCCGGCAGGTCGGCTGCCTCGAACAGGGCGGCTCGGAAGGCGCGGTAGTCCTCTTCAAGTCCGTGGAGGGTGTCGCGTTCGCGGCCGTATGCCTCCACGTTGAAGTCAGCCATCACGGTGGCCGCGTTGGAAGCTTGCGTCAAGACGCGTTCGACTCGCTGTTGCAGCTTGATCTCAGCGCTGATGGTGTCCGCCTCCAGCGCGGCGACCGTGCGGCGAAGGTCGCCGATACGTGTCTCGACGTCGGGATCGGAGTCGGCGAGCGACCTCAGGTGTTCCAGATCAGTGGACGCTCCCAGTGTCTCGATGAGCGGGTAAACCGCGGCAGTGCGTGGGAAGCGAGACAGAAGCCCTGTGGACCCAGATCGTAGGTCTTCGACGGCCTGGTCGATGTGGGCTTGTACCGACTTGATGCCTGCGATGACATGATTGAACAGTGCCAGGGCTGCTGGCACGTAGACGTACTCAAGGTCGTCATCGACGTGGAAGCTGACAGAAGGGCTGTCGAAGATGGACATCCTGGTGAAGGGCGCGACGCCCTGTTGTCCGGTCCAGGTGTAGGTCTTCGTCTCAGTGCCGAGCGTGTAGCCGACAAGTGCTGATTGGGGCTGCGGCGATGCCGCTTCGATGTCGCCGAGGATCACATCGGCAGTGCGGCTCGCCGCGAGGGCTTTGAAGATGCGGGAGTACCCCGTCTTGCCCGTGCCGTTCTCTCCGAACAAGATCGTCAAGCCGGCATGCGGCTCGATGACTCCGCCCTCTACCAAGGCGTTGACACCAACGACATCGGAGAGCGAGGTAAGGGTCAGCGGCTCGATCGCCTCATCCTCGCGTTCGAGGGTGAACAGCGGCTCCTCCGTGGGGAGTTCGCGGGTATCGAAGGCTTTCTCCTGGCGAAACAGGACGTAAGTTCCGGATTGCTCCTCGCTTCCGAGCGGCCCGCGGCCGTTGAGGACGTGCCTCACGATGTAGCGGACCCACTCGTCGGAGGTGTTCGCCCACTCGCTGAGCAGGTCGCGCGGGTCTACCCGTTGAGGTGGCGTCGCGTCTGTCACCGTCATCCTCCTCGTCGCGAGTGCGAGGTCGGGAGCGACCGTGCTACTCAGGCTCAATTCTAGAGCGACCGGCGGGCGCGC encodes:
- a CDS encoding AAA family ATPase encodes the protein MTDATPPQRVDPRDLLSEWANTSDEWVRYIVRHVLNGRGPLGSEEQSGTYVLFRQEKAFDTRELPTEEPLFTLEREDEAIEPLTLTSLSDVVGVNALVEGGVIEPHAGLTILFGENGTGKTGYSRIFKALAASRTADVILGDIEAASPQPQSALVGYTLGTETKTYTWTGQQGVAPFTRMSIFDSPSVSFHVDDDLEYVYVPAALALFNHVIAGIKSVQAHIDQAVEDLRSGSTGLLSRFPRTAAVYPLIETLGASTDLEHLRSLADSDPDVETRIGDLRRTVAALEADTISAEIKLQQRVERVLTQASNAATVMADFNVEAYGRERDTLHGLEEDYRAFRAALFEAADLPAEPDDTWSTFVEAGEAYQAHLIAVGAHDADRCLYCRQPLNEAARSLIGKYSEYMEDKITTDIAASKARLHALTEPVTSIQVNDVSTFADEYADTEDKPHFHVELDRTLSTIAELSEQLLAASAVNAALTEHAGTDAIALGSALETAKRALGELRTQAATRADTLAEKKKELVELEAAAELTKSWTLIESHVRDAKQADRLMLLAKPMPGLLRAVTGLAKTASDQMINESFDALFSEECAALRAPALHVEFVGRQGRAQRRKILSGKHKPSKVLSEGEQKVLAIADFLAEARLAGITAPVIFDDPVSSLDHRRINEVAQRVASLADTTQVIVFTHDIFFASTLLTLMEATKRCSYFQITDEEGKGKVTRATGPRWDSLNNIKKNINETIQAAKSQDGDARAALVRTGYDWVRAWCEVFTETELLQGVTQRYQPNVRMTNLPKIKSEALPAAIGTVNRIFEEACRYIDGHSQPLPSLGVSPTLAGLEAHWAELTEARNAYNSATP